The DNA region CAGTGaccagtgtgcacggtcttcggcaaagagaatataatcactacgggacgtggcttcggctgaccaaaacatccagcgagccagatttcgatcggacgtccgtgcgctcaagtgCTCACcatgcaaactatcggtcgtcggtcgtggacgtggccttgagcgcacggacgtccgatcgaaatctggcttgctggatgttttggtcagccgaagccacgtcccgaagaccgtgcacactgatcggtcgcggtcgaggtcgcgcgaccgcggacgtccgcgtagtatgtttcTAGCTCATTATTTTTTAGCGTTCGGAACGTGGTAAAGCACACCATTCATGAAATAATGTGAATGAcgactttttgatattttttgaacgcatcgtaagtatttttttcaattggtaatgTTTTACCCAGCGCCATCTTGTTGCAATTGGCATTTTACTTGTTTTTGGATGAGCAAAAACTGTGTCACATTTTGCGTTTTAACGGCTTCTAAGTCTTAGAAACgatttagtattttatttagatactcattttaaaatataacatattttGATTAACATTGGCTGCATGAGTGTAGTGTAAATCCCATAACATACTTTTGTTATGATAAAGGTTTATCCTTGAGTATTTTTTGGAACGTAGAAAACATGGAACCCCCTCGACAATCAGAATCAGAAACTGTGGAATACTGGAAGAAACAAGCTAAACACTATGAGCAAAAGTAAGTTTACTCGTTTATCATTATCAACTTCGACACACAACGTCTTACGACGTATGTATCTCTCGACTTGTTAATAATAAATGCActaaaccaaaaaaaaaccaaactacTTACCTATTTACTATTTCATTACCTTCTGTATCCAAGTTTACTTTATACTCTATATGTTTTTGAAATGATTTATAAAAACCCCTACTTTAATAATTTCTTTGGTGTCTTAACTTTGGTCTATTTCAAGGGCAATTGATATGCAACAAGAGTTGGATGAGTACACAGAAAATTCAGCACAGTTGGAGAAGGAACTTGAAGCTTCGCTTTTACAAGTTGAGAAACAAAACAGAGATCTAGAACATCAAAATCAGCGGCTAAAAAATGAAATAGAATCACTTAAGGTAGGTGATAATCTGTCATAGTAACTATAATGATGACTCATATTGTTATGCTTAAGTCATTTGTTTGTGATCAGCAATGAGTGATTGTTGATCACAAATAGGTATGGAAAAGTTCAAATAACACAGAGTGCACCAAAAAATGATACATAGTCAAAGAAATTAATAGTTATCACTTTGATATCTAACTCTGCATTCCTTGTTTacagttaaaaatgtaaacaaaacttTTAAATGTATATAAAGTCCTTCATATTCACATTCACAATATTCTCATTTTAGAATAAGTTAGAAAGAAGTCAACATGAAACTAATGCATTGGAAAATGAAGTGCAATCACTCAAAATAGAACAGGACAAAAAAGCTGAATATATCAGAGAGTTGGAGCAAAAAAATGATGATTTGGAAAGAGGGCAAAGGTATGAATTTCTTTTACAGAACTAAGTAGTTACAGTGCTTTTTAACTAAAACCAGTGTTATTATGAAATAACTCTtacaaattcaaaataattattcaacATTCAAAAACACTTAAATTCAAATAGAATCCTATTTCAGGTTACTGGCCATGCTTTACAGacataaaatataatgtatCTGTGGCCAAGGAAattgaatgcaaaaatactatatttttgtcaatatatgtgagtgtgcaggggaaaacgtcccactttgttgattgctataaaggcgcttttttagtttattcatataaagatacaagtaaatctcgccttaatggtaaccaacaaagtgggacgttttactaaacacactcacatatacaGTGCCACACCTTTACACCTAAACCTGCAATTAAAACTACAGctgatgtagtgcgaaaagggtttcctttgaaaacatttgtatttgtcatgctagttcagcacagagaacctcctatagagtggcagtcttgtatatttggttcgcgatacgagtcaccagtgtttggggtgcgaggagcgggcgcggaatgtgttaagcgcgctgtgattggccgtttcaaggacggcgggcagtcgcgccagatgaaaagggacagaagtatgactgtccctctactgacgcgtaagtggccaatgtaagttgacctatgccggctctgaataaattataaatatgacttatttgtggaatgtaatgccgtctgtttttaaatttgagcttcttgttacctttccacaccatttcacactacaggtggacatctttaaggcatcaaaatacccttttccaatttttttgtgcgaaaaacacgcgctgctttcgggtctgttacttggtcgatactgatcgggcacggcgagcgcccgcgcttatatcagtgcaaatactaggaaggctggcgaccgcgagtcgtcttgtaatagatgtctataggggttggtctgtgtagttcagtcaatgtcagtacatcttgtacatactgagactgactgaaatagacacgttcgtacgtttccgaaGGCAACTCTTTTTGCACCACatctgtaactttttttatatttacacaGGGTCATCTCAGAGTCAGTGTCTTGCATAGAGGCATTGTTAAATCAAGCATATGAAAGAAATGCAGTTTTAGAAAGTGAAGTTGATGAAATAGAAACACTTAAAGTGAGATTACAACGAGCTACCGATGAAGCTAGAggtatgtatacatatactgtatatttatttgaaaaaaaaaagaatatattCAGTATGATGATGTTCAATGTTGATTGTACTATAAAATTTTCTATATCtgaagtcatcatcatcctccttgcgttatcccggcatttgccaggCTCATGGGTTCGCTTTGCTaacaaatcccaagatttggcgttcgcactagtttttactaaagcaactgccatctgaacttccaacccgaagggtaaactagaccttattggaattagttcgttttcctcactatgttttccttcaccgaaaagcgactggcaaatatcaaatgacatttcgcacataaattccgaaaaactcattggtgcgagccggggttcgaacccgcgacctccggaccgaaagtcgcacgtacttaccgctaggctaccatcTGAAGTATTCAACATATTTTGTTAATATAACTAAAACTCGAAAATTTTAAACAAGGCTGATTTTGTAGCATTTAATAATTTCTGATTGTCATTGGACTGGCATAAGGCTTCAAGTCTAAGTTTGGCGtgatttattacttttaatatGAAAATGTATTTTCATTTAGCAGCCAGagcaaatatttattattgtattggTTATTTCAGATCTGAAGCAGGAACTGAAAGTAGTAGAAAAACTCCCAGTGCACAGAAAGGAAGATGATAGTACAAATGAAAATGCAATGGTCAATGGACACAATACCTCCTCCCGAGCAGTTGAAACAGAAACTCAAACAGTTTTGCCTTCACCACAAAAACGTATGTTCGTAGAATACAATCGTCATTATTTAAGTTTGCCCTTTTTTTTACTAATATGTTTCTAAATCGCATGggaaaacaaataatataaatatcctTTTACATCATAGAATACAAGTATTAATACTATATTCTTTAATTTACCATATCGACGCTCAAGAATCAATATTGTCTAACTAACATTGGACTTACATGTCACTTAGACTATATTGATTCTTAAGCGTCGATATGCTAATGCTGCCTTCTGGCTCCAGAACATTGAAGTAAATATTGATTTGAACACTGAGTAACACATTAATTGGGGGAACACCTGATATTTTCCTGGTTATGTTATGGTTCTAAGTTCATGCTTTTTTTCTAGGAGAAATCAATGGTAATGCTATGACACCATCGGCTCGAGTATCGGCTATCAATATTGTGGGCGATTTGCTCCGAAAAGTTGGGGTAAGTAACAACCAAACCCTTGATACCTTAGTTAAAGCTTTCTTAGTTGTTGTTGTGGTGCTAGTTACCTTACAATACTTTATAGATACATTTTGAAATTAGGTTCTTTTGAtttcaattaaattattttgccATAAATAATTCCACCAATGTAaattaacaaaaatgtatagaaattatattttaatattaaatgtaataatatatattttatattttaagctGTTATTctcatattatattttcataatggtgattatttatatatgtatattatttaacacaaaataaaaatattgtcatAATATGCACTTTATTTTACTTCTTATGTCTTTAAAACGATTTGGTTTTATAAGCTGTGCACCAAACCCACGTAAAAGGTCGACTAATTACTGATTACCTACTGCTtcaatgtttatattttatttcaaccATTTTGCATCAAGCAGTTTACTAAATAAAATTCTATTGTATTATCTCTAgtctatttaatttaaaagtaaacTAAAAACACTTAGTAAATCATCGTCTGAACAACTGAGGCCACGGTCTGGACACATGCGGTCGGCGATGCAGTTTGTATTTTAGGTTTCCACTACATCTATCGGCGTGCAATCTGCACAAGCCGATAGAAAAATGTGTACGCAATAAGAGCGAAGTAAACCGCCTTGACTGCACAGGTTAAACAAGCCGAAAGACATCTATTTCACTCTTATTGCATAAGCAAGAAGCCGGGTTACCGGGTTTCTAGGGGAGAAACCAGCCTAAGGCGTACCACCGCTGCTCGCGCTACCAGGTACCCTACCCTGGTTCCGGTACTGTATGCCTCCTGACTGCTCTACCGGTCGCGTGCGCCCACACCACGGCCTTAaacaggtgttttttttttatattcagaCATGAATGAATACAATAATAGACTACAGATACATAGATGTACAGTAATActgtcaaaatataatattgtgcatataattttgtttcgtattgtattatatgtatttatattattgtttacttacaaattattttaatatgttcCACTTATTTaatgatataaagtttattTGTGCATTATAACAATAACCCATAACATAAAttgttatatatttatgtagttAGGTTCACAAAGCACCAAGTAGAAATGTACGTACACATCGTAAAGAACATTTGCATGTTAATTTTAGTTGTGCTTAAATTGTATGTAGTGTgcatgatatttattgcttcCAGCTTGAAAGGTTTCTTTGCCGTGAATGTGGTAAGATCAAATGCTCGTGTGACGCTCAACCTCCAGACTTGTGTGAAGCCGCCAAGTCGACCGAGATCTCCCATGCCTGTGATAACACCGATAACAGCATAGACGCTTCCATAGAATATAGAAACCCTAAAGTGTTCATAAGACAATCTTCTGGGCCTGATCCGATAACACAAAAACATCAGTTAAAGCACAAATCTTCCGAGGAAGGATTCTCTAGGCCCGGCGTGGGAGAGAATGGGAAATTGAGACGATCTTTTGCTGTGAGATCTAGGGAGGGGCTTGAAAATCTTTTGAGCTTCGGTTCTATTCGGAATGGACAGCCGCGAGCCAAGCCAAAGCAGACTTTAGCACGATAACATATACCTGTAGTAGTGAATTGTCTAGTGGCTCATACATAAAAATACCTGTTTGAACCCGGAAGTGCCACCTAAGCTTCAGAGAGAATTAAATAGACGGAAAGATTGTTTGTACATATAATTCTCATTATATTTTCCTAATTAAATCGCTCAAAGCTAAGGTGGTCTACTTTAGAGTAGCACAAAATACATAGTAATATTGTGTTTAGTATTTGTTATGCTTTAATTCTGTTGTTGTGTTTAGTAGGATTGAAACCGTAATCTTGAAAACTTGTTGACCATATAGAATTTAATCACGCATTCCTGAGGCCATAGCGAGAAAAAGGTGTTACAGGGTCGTCACTGCCATTATTATCATGGCACGTAATGGGATTTATATGATTTTTGCTATTATTAAAAAAGCGATCCTATAAATTGAACTAGCCAAAAGcctaattttatataaaaagaAATTATAGTTATAACATTCACGATTGATATACCTAATTCTGTATGTGACATTAAATGATAAActaaaatttttattattttaccgTGGTGAGGTCgggataaataattaaaatctaATGAATATACCTTACTTAGATTACGGTGTAGTCTACTTAATTGCAGTGTACATAAAATGATGTATAATATTGTACTATTTTGTACTGTACCATTGTTGAATTGATATTTTTAGATGCATGTTTTACAcgtaatttttttatactatgtattgAGTTATATTTCCCCAGTAATATGTTTGTGTGCTGTGCGTAATTAGTCACGGTGGAGGCTTTAACCGCACATCGTTTCCCATCACCTACTAATATTAGTATCATTCATATATTGTACTTTTCTTCATTGTAGGCTTTGGAATCAAAGTTAGCATCGTGTCGCGGTACCGTTAGACCTAAAGAGCATTCACCAAATTCAAGCTCAGATGTGAATAAGGACTACAGGTGTGTACTCAAGAACTAATGCGCTGTTTGTCATCGGCAACTCCTCGCCACTGCACTGCAAAACTTAGTTGCAGCACATAGTGTGATATTGGTACACAAGTAAAACATGTAGATTGGATGTATATTTTCGTAAAATTGTCGGAGTTAAGCACTTGAGCAAAGTAATATCAAAGAAGCTTTAAATCTGcttcatatttaaatataaactaACTTGTGTACTAAAATTGACATCACTTTTCCTATAATTTGCTAAAAACTGTGATGATAAATGAAGATATTTTAAGGGTTGGTAAATATAATACTAATATTCTAGTTTTGGCCTACCCACCGGCGACAAAACACGTTATTGCGGCACACAAAGGCTTATAGATCTGTAGACGCCTTTGCATTATAAGTTTCAGGGCTTTGCGACCACAGTGTCTAGTAAAATGGTCCACCATTTAAGTACTCCTAAATAAGTGTGCCGTCCGTATAAGATCTGAACGATATAAATAAAAGTCTAATTTAATTAACCTTAAAGTAATAAAATCGTTAATTCTATCAGATATGTGTATTCTTTATGAATGAACTATAACCATTGGCGCCCGCATCGATGTGGTTGGCTGCCCGCGCGCGTGTAAGCTATCTCTAGCTGAAATTGGTGGACTAAATATTTTGGAGTGAtactttatgtaaataattagaATTCATatgaaattgttaaaattaaatacttttATAATATGAAATTAATTTCGTGATATACAAACAAATTTTTTATCAGTAGAATCTTATACTCACCGGACTGATTTTTATATCTTAGTTGTTTTCGTTAATGAATACAATAAAATGAAAACGAATAGATGCAGATAATAACAAAAATAGGTAGAACAAGAAGACAGAAAATGTTGGTTACATTTTCTTGCAGTTCATATCCTTTTCAGTGTTTGTTtttaacaacatttggtatcatttattttatgtaaagaATTGGAGTACCGTGGGCCtcgctaaggcactggtcccaccgcgagctagcaaactatgagctatcggctataaaaacgaacaaaagataatcactcccgcgtaaataaaagagacacggcgatgtttatagttactcgcccagcggtgggctatcaatatcgccgtgtctcttttatttgcaggggagtgcttatcttttgttcgtttttatagccgatagctcataagcttactagctcgcagtgGAACCAGTGCCTTACGAACGAAAGTGACTCAGCGACGCAAAACAATAACTCGTTCATGTAacgtaaaaacataaaaacgaaTTAAATTACAACCCAGAACGCGGTGTTACAATTCTTTTAATGATTCAATAGGTATAACTAATGGGCATTCAATGTGgataagaaatattttatttaacatcgTAATTAACCATTGTCATCTAAaatcatatatattatattttaatatttaatttctatAATTATTGGCCATCTTCATTGTTAATCCATTTTGACCCCATACTCCATTTTGTAAGCATGGTATGTCTATCGTTCTGTTATCTGTAAGTAGCCTTTCTAACAAAAACATGTTCCTCAGTTCCGATTatagcaataaaataatttctaaTAGATGTAATAATTACTGTTGTAAGCATCGTAATTTGTGCTCACACTATTAAATGAAATGATCAAGTTTATGTAAAATGATAGATAAAATAATGCATATATATATACTCTTGTTATACATAGTCTTGCCTTATTGTCAGTATAGATTTCATTTATATGACAAGAGATTTAGTCTCTCTCTCTTTAGCTCTAATAGAAAGAACTAGTTTTTCAAACTTGTGTGGTAATGATACCTAATGATATGGATTGACTGTAAATGTAATGGTTTCCACGCTGTTTAACTGCCACGCCTGTTGTCACAAGTGTTAGTAGATTCAACTCAGATAAAAAGATACGTAGTGAATAATAAAGACTGCTAAATCATTTAACAAAAATCTTAATTCTAAAACAAAGTAATTTCTAGCGTAAGTGCTCAGTCTATGGCATGTGGAGCTTTGGTCGTAGTTCCTCTAATGAAAACGCCATATAGTTTTTGAGAGAGTGCTAGATGTTAAAAGCATATTTACCGCTAAGCCCAAATCGCTTTAGAAAGACCTATTGATAGTGGCACTGTCGACTATTTGGAAGAAACACTTTTCCAATTTTTAGCAGTCTTAATTATTTACTTGCCTGTATAGGTATCAATAGGAGCGTATCTGTAACAACAATGTATTGCTTAAGCTAGGCGTGagtgaatttattttaaaaccagATATTTTCATTCAGTTCTGATGTTTTGTAAATTTTCAAGCATTTATTCCATGTGATGGAGGTAAAACAGTTATTTTGTGCGCAATTTAATATTGAACAATATTAAACCATAAGTCaaaattaaatatgtttttaatttgaatttaattCTTCCCGTCTCTTATTTACACAGGtaagttaaaattatttttttataaatttgcgTCCCCAATGTTGACAACTAAAATGGGCAACAATCGATCATATGGGCAACAATCGATCATATGATTTGTTTTCCCGTCAACAAATTCGAAAATAAATTGGTCCATTCAATTTGCTTGGGGACTTCAACAGGGGGTGTAAAGCTATTCACTAAATCATGTATCGATTTCTTAAACAGCTTGAGTTTGAGTATCATTGGTGCTGAATCTTCATTGCTAATCACCTCCAGCAGGATATTacctgaaaacaaaaaaatgcatTGTGGTGAATCCGCATTGTTGGCACACGAAAGGTTTACCCTTATTTACGGCGCAATTTTCAAGGTTTTACTAATACATATGTTCCAACTAATCTAGGGTTTGATGATTCATTTGAAAACAACTTATATTTTCCAAAAGTACATTAATTTGATTCTTAAATCTGAATGCCAAAATTGAAATTCTGGCGCATGTGTGCGATAGTACTTTTCACTTACCTGCTACTTTAGACGAGTTAGTAAGCCACAGTGCAACTACATAAATTGACAGTGTATGTATCAAGTAAATTAATTTGGCAAGGGCATGTTGCAGTACCAAAGACAGCAGACggaactgaaaaaaaaacaagtaggTAAGTAACGAGTTCATAACATAACTCATATTGCATTGAAGTGTAATTTAGTGTGTTGTCCTAACCAGAGAAAAGTAACAAATGAAGACTATCAATAGTATCAATCGACAACGTAGGTATGCTCTACCACTAGACGGCCAATTCTGATTGCACCGGTAGAATTGACAATGTACAAAAGATGTCCTTTTCTATAATTATTTCATAatggtaggtaggtacagtcaccggcaataacatcgtacaaaaagaaggctgcataaatatctgacccACTCTTATGTCTCTAGAAATAAGATTGACCTAGATATTTTTGTGACCTACTTTTTATGCGATGTTATTGTGGGTGACTGTACGTGTTTCAGTTCTGAATAAACATGCCCTCTTTATTTGCCACCAAAAATAATTAGACAGGTGTCATACATACCAGTGTAAACACAGCATAATACATGGTAGTCGTCGGCAACAATAGCAGCAGTATGGTAAAGGCAACTGTTCCAACAAATAGCTCCTGGTTGGTGTACTCGCACGAATCTATGCCGCCTCGGAGAGGATTGTATTTGCGTCCAACAAATAACCTCAATAAAGCAATGAGCCCGGATATTTGTATGTTGAATAGCCTGGGAAAAAAggatatacatatttacaacCTCTTGCAAAGGGTATAAAGTGTAATTTTCAACACACATGGTGTTTTTTCCCATacttttttatgggataggaggcaaacgagcggacaggtcgcctgatggtaagcgatcactgccgtctatggacacccgaagcaccagaagtgttggaggtgcgttgccgatCGTAGAAGGTCGTAtcgtcgtatcggtccggaaataccgcaggcgacaattcgttccacagtttagctgtatcgggcaggaagtttctggagaaatgCACAGTTGAGGACTACCAGCCATCTATatgatggagatggaaatgttTGATTACCTGTTTGCAAAGTTGTATGTACATTTattgtcaggtcaaaact from Leguminivora glycinivorella isolate SPB_JAAS2020 chromosome 14, LegGlyc_1.1, whole genome shotgun sequence includes:
- the LOC125233438 gene encoding nuclear distribution protein nudE-like 1 gives rise to the protein MEPPRQSESETVEYWKKQAKHYEQKAIDMQQELDEYTENSAQLEKELEASLLQVEKQNRDLEHQNQRLKNEIESLKNKLERSQHETNALENEVQSLKIEQDKKAEYIRELEQKNDDLERGQRVISESVSCIEALLNQAYERNAVLESEVDEIETLKVRLQRATDEARDLKQELKVVEKLPVHRKEDDSTNENAMVNGHNTSSRAVETETQTVLPSPQKREINGNAMTPSARVSAINIVGDLLRKVGLERFLCRECGKIKCSCDAQPPDLCEAAKSTEISHACDNTDNSIDASIEYRNPKVFIRQSSGPDPITQKHQLKHKSSEEGFSRPGVGENGKLRRSFAVRSREGLENLLSFGSIRNGQPRAKPKQTLAR